One genomic window of Lytechinus variegatus isolate NC3 chromosome 1, Lvar_3.0, whole genome shotgun sequence includes the following:
- the LOC121431045 gene encoding insulin-like growth factor-binding protein complex acid labile subunit, translating to MSIPNGCKRVRNLSLRERLITDSELTPGTFVGFTFLTKLDLSHNQISKINANTFIGAPQLGSIDLMYNNINTFSEFALNGSENLQNIFLGRNYLIAVEETTFQQAPALRRIDLSWNHLASLRNTIFQHLWNLEYLDLHENKLINLPTDIFTDQSLLIFLDISNNLLSTLESNHFINLVELRKLDLSGNRLISIHGSIFSLPHIERLDLGENRLTHLGNETWLSHVELYLEGNPWVCDCSFQPFRSGCLWVSPFCNIIDSPVCTSPSDLTRHHMKGFINQTCHDLQNKVFMVRNLTDDKKPNNKNDSNYATGQDSNISVVPSSSYYMLLVLVPLCILFAYVYYSLRNLRKINHVVTIRSSNSEQPTLPLKEPAMKRHCDRGDSTPSKFSSQRPKPTARPSKKSNRRFCGIQLDLTKCKRNLNDSFNDSDC from the exons atgtctattccTAATGGATGCAAGAGAGTGAGGAACCTGTCGCTTCGTGAACGTTTGATTACTGACTCTGAGCTAACACCAGGAACATTTGTAGGCTTCACATTCTTGACGAAGCTCGATCTATCACATAACCAGATATCCAAA ATAAATGCAAACACCTTTATTGGAGCACCACAGCTGGGGTCCATAGACTTGATGTATAACAACATAAATACATTCAGCGAGTTTGCACTCAATGGCTCAGAAAACCTCCAAAATATCTTCCTTGGACGGAACTACCTGATAGCTGTAGAAGAGACAACATTTCAACAAGCACCGGCACTAAGGCGCATCGATCTTTCGTGGAATCACCTTGCTAGCTTAAGAAATACCATCTTCCAACATCTATGGAATCTTGAATATCTTGACCTCCATGAGAACAAACTAATCAATCTACCAACAGACATATTCACGGACCAGTCACTGTTGATCTTCTTAGATATATCAAACAATTTGTTATCAACCCTAGAATCCAACCATTTTATCAATCTGGTTGAATTGAGAAAACTTGATTTGTCTGGGAACAGGTTGATATCCATTCATGGAAGTATTTTTTCTCTACCACATATTGAGAGGTTGGATTTGGGCGAGAACAGGTTAACGCATCTCGGCAATGAAACCTGGCTCAGTCATGTTGAGCTGTACTTAGAGGGCAATCCATGGGTGTGTGATTGTTCATTCCAGCCTTTTCGTTCAGGATGTCTCTGGGTGTCCCCATTCTgtaacatcatcgactctccaGTCTGTACCAGTCCTAGTGATCTAACTAGACATCATATGAAAGGGTTTATCAACCAGACATGCCATGATCTTCAAAACAAGGTTTTCATGGTTAGAAATCTAACTGACGACAAAAAgccaaataataaaaatgattcgAACTATGCAACTGGACAAGATAGCAATATTAGTGTAGTTCCGAGCTCCTCATATTACATGTTGTTGGTTTTAGTGCCTTTATGTATTCTTTTTGCCTACGTTTATTATTCGCTCAGAAATCTTAGAAAAATAAACCATGTCGTAACGATTCGAAGTTCAAACAGTGAGCAACCTACATTGCCTCTTAAAGAACCTGCCATGAAAAGGCACTGTGATCGTGGTGATAGCACTCCAAGTAAGTTCTCGTCCCAAAGACCCAAACCAACAGCCAGACCTTCGAAGAAAAGCAACAGACGTTTTTG TGGGATACAACTCGATCTAACCAAGTGTAAGAGAAATTTGAACGACTCTTTCAACGATTCAGACTGTTAA
- the LOC121406477 gene encoding peptidyl-prolyl cis-trans isomerase FKBP9-like — MNLTLGPSLIQGFNLGLFGACIGQTRRIFVPYRLGYGDAGAGGVIPPKTDIIFLVGVLDIFKPEPTETETDYVHEVTYENTTEFVTVSNVIDDFDTGDETNNNVIDNNHEKGDGGGSRDRNDHVRRRPHRGRSFWWYVQFLAIPVLIILLIVDAYYLYKIYFPHGRVKFYKVRDHEPNDIVNTL; from the exons ATGAATCTGACCCTAGGTCCTTCTCTGATCCAGGGATTCAACCTCGGATTGTTCGGCGCCTGTATCGG ACAAACACGAAGAATTTTTGTTCCTTATCGTCTCGGGTACGGTGACGCCGGTGCTGGGGGTGTCATTCCGCCTAAGACGGACATCATCTTCCTCGTCGGGGTACTCGACATCTTCAAACCGGAACCAACAGAAACAGAAACGGATTACGTTCACGAGGTCACTTACGAGAACACGACGGAATTCGTCACAGTCTCCAATGTGATCGACGACTTCGACACCGGCGATGAAACTAATAACAACGTCATCGATAACAACCACGAGAAAGGCGACGGTGGTGGTTCTCGCGACCGGAATGACCACGTCCGAAGGCGCCCTCATCGTGGAAGATCCTTCTGGTGGTACGTGCAGTTCCTGGCTATTCCCgtcctcatcatcctcctcatcgtCGATGCCTATTACCTGTACAAGATATACTTTCCCCATGGCCGTGTCAAGTTCTACAAGGTCAGGGACCATGAACCTAATGATATAGTCAACACTCTCTGA